The following coding sequences are from one Dreissena polymorpha isolate Duluth1 chromosome 8, UMN_Dpol_1.0, whole genome shotgun sequence window:
- the LOC127841735 gene encoding complement factor I-like isoform X2, protein MLLFIGILLYTTYIDASVTFDTNCSLNLTYRGFEIPDGGSALAKKGRLTLVYCQSNCTGLGITPSLEFYKNDTLISPIASSNRVYYTQTMQGRKATLHVQNTTDADEGLYSCEGWTVKGQHNIKRHFSLLFACPIDYKMCDKTRCLENSKVCNGVRDCLDETDELDCDTKALLPEACGVDMFPCDGAQCHSKTKLCDSFPDCSDGYDESATVCPCEFRCAGGTCIRGARVCDGVPDCGDAADEMGCTPNIHDLMQRLDALTQRVTDNEVKISKLSHDPVAFKAHLGVSIISAPNERVIYDEVQLNLGNAYHKHLGAFLAPVNGTYLFSVSSCSPKSHYSVLDLVNNQIPIGKVLSGSPNFNDCSSQTTITELKQGDEVYVLINEVSGVDSVYPNALNSFSGALLQMV, encoded by the exons ATGTTGCTTTTTATAGGAATATTACTATATACAACTTATATCG ATGCTTCCGTGACATTTGACACGAATTGCTCGTTGAATTTGACCTATAGAGGCTTTGAAATACCCGATGGCGGCTCTGCTCTGGCAAAAAAAGGTCGCCTAACCTTG gTCTACTGCCAGTCAAATTGTACCGGACTAGGAATTACACCGTCGTTAGAATTCTACAAGAACGACACCCTTATTTCGCCCATTGCTTCCTCCAACAG AGTTTACTACACTCAAACGATGCAAGGCCGGAAAGCCACATTGCACGTGCAGAATACGACAGACGCGGACGAAGGGCTTTACTCGTGCGAAGGATGGACAGTGAAAggacaacataacataaaacgTCACTTCTCTCTACTCTTTG CATGCCCCATCGATTACAAAATGTGCGACAAAACAAGATGTTTGGAAAATTCCAAGGTTTGTAACGGTGTGCGTGATTGCCTGGACGAAACAGACGAGCTGGATTGTG ATACGAAGGCTCTCTTGCCTGAAGCTTGCGGGGTAGACATGTTTCCATGTGACGGTGCCCAATGTCACTCAAAGACGAAGTTGTGCGACTCCTTTCCTGACTGTAGTGATGGTTACGACGAGTCAGCAACAGTATGTC CATGCGAGTTCCGGTGCGCTGGTGGCACGTGTATTAGGGGTGCACGGGTCTGTGATGGTGTACCAGACTGTGGCGATGCTGCAGACGAGATGGGATGTA CACCGAACATCCACGATCTTATGCAAAGACTTGATGCCTTGACACAGAGGGTCACTGACAATGAAGTCAAAATCAGCAAACTTA GTCATGATCCTGTGGCATTCAAAGCTCACCTGGGAGTCTCCATCATCTCTGCTCCTAACGAACGCGTTATTTACGACGAAGTGCAGCTGAACCTTGGTAATGCCTACCACAAACACCTGGGAGCTTTCCTAGCACCTGTCAACGGCACGTATTTATTTTCTGTATCCAGCTGCTCACCCAAGAGTCATTATAGTGTACTTGACCTCGTGAATAATCAGATCCCAATAGGAAAAGTACTGAGCGGATCGCCCAACTTCAACGACTGCTCTTCTCAGACTACAATCACCGAGCTAAAGCAAGGGGACGAAGTGTATGTTCTCATCAATGAAGTCAGTGGTGTCGACAGTGTTTATCCAAATGCACTCAATAGTTTCAGTGGTGCTCTTTTGCAAATGGTGTAG
- the LOC127841735 gene encoding complement factor I-like isoform X1, with the protein MLLFIGILLYTTYIVDASVTFDTNCSLNLTYRGFEIPDGGSALAKKGRLTLVYCQSNCTGLGITPSLEFYKNDTLISPIASSNRVYYTQTMQGRKATLHVQNTTDADEGLYSCEGWTVKGQHNIKRHFSLLFACPIDYKMCDKTRCLENSKVCNGVRDCLDETDELDCDTKALLPEACGVDMFPCDGAQCHSKTKLCDSFPDCSDGYDESATVCPCEFRCAGGTCIRGARVCDGVPDCGDAADEMGCTPNIHDLMQRLDALTQRVTDNEVKISKLSHDPVAFKAHLGVSIISAPNERVIYDEVQLNLGNAYHKHLGAFLAPVNGTYLFSVSSCSPKSHYSVLDLVNNQIPIGKVLSGSPNFNDCSSQTTITELKQGDEVYVLINEVSGVDSVYPNALNSFSGALLQMV; encoded by the exons ATGTTGCTTTTTATAGGAATATTACTATATACAACTTATATCG TAGATGCTTCCGTGACATTTGACACGAATTGCTCGTTGAATTTGACCTATAGAGGCTTTGAAATACCCGATGGCGGCTCTGCTCTGGCAAAAAAAGGTCGCCTAACCTTG gTCTACTGCCAGTCAAATTGTACCGGACTAGGAATTACACCGTCGTTAGAATTCTACAAGAACGACACCCTTATTTCGCCCATTGCTTCCTCCAACAG AGTTTACTACACTCAAACGATGCAAGGCCGGAAAGCCACATTGCACGTGCAGAATACGACAGACGCGGACGAAGGGCTTTACTCGTGCGAAGGATGGACAGTGAAAggacaacataacataaaacgTCACTTCTCTCTACTCTTTG CATGCCCCATCGATTACAAAATGTGCGACAAAACAAGATGTTTGGAAAATTCCAAGGTTTGTAACGGTGTGCGTGATTGCCTGGACGAAACAGACGAGCTGGATTGTG ATACGAAGGCTCTCTTGCCTGAAGCTTGCGGGGTAGACATGTTTCCATGTGACGGTGCCCAATGTCACTCAAAGACGAAGTTGTGCGACTCCTTTCCTGACTGTAGTGATGGTTACGACGAGTCAGCAACAGTATGTC CATGCGAGTTCCGGTGCGCTGGTGGCACGTGTATTAGGGGTGCACGGGTCTGTGATGGTGTACCAGACTGTGGCGATGCTGCAGACGAGATGGGATGTA CACCGAACATCCACGATCTTATGCAAAGACTTGATGCCTTGACACAGAGGGTCACTGACAATGAAGTCAAAATCAGCAAACTTA GTCATGATCCTGTGGCATTCAAAGCTCACCTGGGAGTCTCCATCATCTCTGCTCCTAACGAACGCGTTATTTACGACGAAGTGCAGCTGAACCTTGGTAATGCCTACCACAAACACCTGGGAGCTTTCCTAGCACCTGTCAACGGCACGTATTTATTTTCTGTATCCAGCTGCTCACCCAAGAGTCATTATAGTGTACTTGACCTCGTGAATAATCAGATCCCAATAGGAAAAGTACTGAGCGGATCGCCCAACTTCAACGACTGCTCTTCTCAGACTACAATCACCGAGCTAAAGCAAGGGGACGAAGTGTATGTTCTCATCAATGAAGTCAGTGGTGTCGACAGTGTTTATCCAAATGCACTCAATAGTTTCAGTGGTGCTCTTTTGCAAATGGTGTAG